TTTTTTGCTTATATGAGTTTGTTCAATACTTCAATGTTGGGATTAGTTACTAGTTGTAATTTGATACAAATTTATATTTTTTGGGAATTAGTTGGAATGTGTTCTTATCTATTAATAGGTTTTTGGTTCACACGACCCGCTGCGGCAAACGCTTGTCAAAAAGCGTTTGTAACTAATCGGATAGGCGATTTTGGTTTATTATTAGGAATCTTAGGTTTTTATTGGATAACGGGAAGTTTCGAATTTCAAGATTTGTTCGAAATATTTAATAACTTGATTTATAATAATGAGGTTCATTTTTTATTTGTTACTTTATGTGCCTCTTTATTATTTGCCGGCGCAGTTGCTAAATCTGCTCAATTTCCTCTTCATGTATGGTTACCTGATGCCATGGAGGGGCCTACTCCTATTTCGGCTCTTATACATGCTGCCACTATGGTAGCTGCGGGAATTTTTCTTGTAGCCCGCCTGCTTCCTCTTTTTATAGTTATACCTTACATAATGAATCTAATATCTTTGATAGGTATAATAACGGTATTATTAGGGGCTACTTTAGCCCTTGCTCAAAACGATATTAAGAGGGGTTTAGCCTATTCTACAATGTCCCAACTGGGTTATATGATGTTAGCTCTAGGTATGGGGTCTTATCGAGCCGCTTTATTTCATTTGATTACTCATGCTTATTCGAAAGCGTTGTTGTTTTTAGCATCCGGATCGATTATTCATTCCATGGAAGCTATTGTTGGATATTCTCCAGAGAAAAGCCAGAATATGGTTTTTATGGGCGGTTTAAGAAAGCACGTGCCCGTTACCCAAATTGCTTTTTTAGTAGGTACACTTTCTCTTTGCGGTATTCCACCCCTTGCTTGTTTTTGGTCCAAAGATGAAATTCTTAGTGACAGTTGGTTGTATTCACCGATTTTTGCAATAATAGCTTGGTCCACTGCCGGATTAACAGCATTTTATATGTTTCGGATCTATTTACTTACTTTTGAAGGACATTTAAACGTTCATTTTCAAAAATATAGTGGCAAAAAAAGTAGCTCTTTCTATTCAATAAAACTATGGGGTAAAGAAGAGCAAAAAATAATTAACAGAAATTTTCGTTTATTTCCTTTATTAACAATGAATAACAACGAGCAGCCATATACAATTGGTGGAAAAAAAGAAGCTCGTATTACTATTACGAATTTTGGCTACAAGAAGGCTTTTTCTTATCCTCATGAATCAGATAATACTATGCTATTTCCTATGCTTATATTGCTTCTATTTACTTTATTTGTTGGAGCTATAGCAATTCCTTTTAATCAAGAAGGAATGCATTTGGATATATTATCCAAATTATTAACTCCATCTATAAATCTTTTACATCAAAATTCAAATGATTTTGAGGATTCGTATCAATTTTTTAAAAATGCAACTTTTTCAGTGAGTATAGCTTGTTTCGGAATATTTACAGCATTCCTTTTATATAAACCTTTTTATTCATCTGTACAAAATTTAAACTTACTAAATTCATTTGTGAAAAGGGGTCCTAAAAGAATTTTATTGGATAAAATGATATATTTGATATATGATTGGTCATATAATCGTGGTTACATAGATATGTTTTATTCAATATCCTTAACAAAAGGTATAAGAGGATTGGCCGAACTAACTCATTTTTTTGATAGGCGAGTAATCGATGGAATTACAAATGGAGTAGGCATTACAAGTTTTTTTGTGGGAGAAAGTGTAAAATATCTAGGGGGAAGTCGCATCTCGTTTTATCTATTATTGTATTTAGTTTATGTATTCATTTTTTTAGTAATTTCCTACTTTATTTTATTTTAATTTTATGCAATTTATATATTAATATTAAATTTATAGATTATAGATTTTCATTTTTTTTTATTTATTTTTTAGAATATTAAAAAATTATTATTATATAATTCGAATATTAATTCGAATAATAATAAAATTTAATATTTAATATAAATAAAAACTATTTTGTCCGACCATAACGACCGAATTGATTATCGTCATGTATAAGGATATTAGATTCCCTGGTATAAAAGATTTTAAAATCATCATTAACCTCCCTTTTTTCTTTTCTATTTCTGGATTATTATATGATGATTTTTGAACTTTCCATATACATATATAGAAATAGAAAAAGATAGACTAGAACCGACATCTCTTATGTCATGTCAATGACAATATAAAAATGGAATTGGGATCTGGATGGAATATAATGAAATAGAGCCACTTTGAGGTTCCCTATGAAATGAGGCATGGAACGGAGCCACTACGAAGAAGTTCCGGGGGTTACGAAGGAAACTTCGAGTTCATATTGGTCATGGGTTGAGAACGGGAATTGAACTCTATGAGATCTAATCTCCCGTTGTTCCTCAGTAGCTCAGCGGTAGAGCGGTCGGCTGTTAACTGACTGGTCGTAGGTTCGAATCCTACTTGAGGAGATTTGATTCATTCCGAATTAAAGAATTCAGAATGTCAGAATGAAAGGGTTCGCTTTGACCGTTAAGAGCAGGTAACCCGTTCCCTGTGTCTTTGTTTCTATTGCATTCTATCTCATCGTATCACATTCTGTTCTGCGATATTTGAGAATCACCGTCAATACCTCGGTGTAGGTGTCCGGGATAATCCTTTGTTCCATAGTCCCGGGGCTATTTACAACCAGCCAATTAAGAATTCTCAGATGTACTAGTACTAGCAAATGCCTCAAAGATGCAGTCATCGATTCTCCCGAGAGGCCACAATTACCGCGAGCAAACACATTAATTTAATGACGAGGAGCGCATTTTTTCTATGCTACTAATACTTGTACTTGCTCTGCTATTCTGCCCAAGCCTGGCTGAGGAAGAGTTACGGGGCGTAAAACAAAAAAAATATGCTTATTTTGTTTTGGCCGGTAATACTATATATAAATATAAAATCGAAACGAAAAGTAAATATACGATAAATAATAAATAAAAGGCCACTCCATTTCGGCAAAAGACCCACGCCCAAGTTCCATAGCTTTGGGTCCGCTATCCCGATCATGATTTTCCTACCCCCAGAGGGAAAGGTCCTTCCCTTTTGGGCCGGTTGTGGGCGAGGAGGGATTCGAACCCCCGACACCGTGGTTCGTAGCCACGTGCTCTAATCCTCTGAGCTACAGGCCCCACCTCGTCTCCACTGGATCTGTTCCCAGGAGTACCCTAAAAAAAAGGAACCTTTCCTCTCCCCAGCCATTTCGGGTTAAGAAGATGTGAAAGTGCCTTTCTCTCTATAAGAACGGTGCGTTCCGAGGTGTGAAGTGGGAGAGAGGGGATTTCATAATTGGGGTTTTGAATAAGACGACCTTTTCATTTTTCATTCTTATTACTTTTTCATATTGAAAAAGTAATAAGAATGAGAGGTGTTAAGCTTTTTATCATCCTGGCGTCGAGCTATTTTGCCGCAGGACCTCTCCTACAGTATCGTCACCGCAGTAGAGTTTAACCACCAAGTTCGGGATGGATTGGTGTTGTTCCTCTACGCCTAGGACACCAGAATATCGAACCATGAACGAAGAAAGGCGTGCGAGAAAAGGAAAAGCATATTGGCTAGTGATTATGAGGCCCCAATTCTTGACTGGAGGGGACACCAAAGGCCTCCGCCCTTCCATCCCATGGATAGATAGAGAGGGAGGGCAGAGCTTTTGGTTTTTTCATGTTGTCAAAGAGTTGAACAATGGATTTTTCGTGTTGTCAAAGAGTTGAACAATGAAAATAGATGGCGAGTGCCTGATCGAATTGATCGGGTCATGTAGGAACAAGGTTCAAGTCTACCGGTCTGTTAGGATGCCTCAGCTGCATACATCACTGCACTTCCACTTGACACCTATCGTAATGATAAACGGCTCGTCTCGCCGTGACCTTCTCTTGAATTCTCAAAACTTCTGTCACTCGATCCCCGCAGGGACAGAGAACCCCTTGCCGTCTCGGCTGTGCTACCGGAGGCTCTGGGGAAGTCGGAATAGGAGAGCACTCATCTTGGGGTGGGCTTACTACTTAGATGCTTTCAGCAGTTATCCGCTCCGCACTTGGCTACCCAGCGTTTACCGTGGGCACGATAACTGGTACACCAGAGGTGCGTCCTTCCCGGTCCTCTCGTACTAGGGAAAGGTCCTCTCAATGCTCTAACGCCCACACCGGATATGGACCGAACTGTCTCACGACGTTCTGAACCCAGCTCACGTACCGCTTTAATGGGCGAACAGCCCAACCCTTGGAACATACTACAGCCCCAGGTGGCGAAGAGCCGACATCGAGGTGCCAAACCTTCCCGTCGATGTGAGCTCTTGGGGAAGATCAGCCTGTTATCCCTAGAGTAACTTTTATCCGTTGAGCGACGGCCCTTCCACTCGGCACCGTCGGATCACTAAGGCCGACTTTCGTCCCTGCTCGACGGGTGGGTCTTGCAGTCAAGCTCCCTTCTGCCTTTGCACTCGAGGGCCAATCTCCGTCCGGCCCGAGGAAACCTTTGCACGCCTCCGTTACCTTTTGGGAGGCCTACGCCCCATAGAAACTGTCTACCTGAGACTGTCCCTTGGCCCGTAGGTCCTGACACAAGGTTAGAATTCTAGCTCTTCCAGAGTGGTATCTCACTGATGGCTCGGGCCCCCCCGGAAGGAGGCCTTCTTCGCCTTCCACCTAAGCTGCGCAGGAAAAGCCCAAAGCCAATCCCAGGGAACAGTGAAGCTTCATAGGGTCTTTCTGTCCAGGTGCGGGTAGTCCGCATCTTCACAGACATGTCTATTTCACCGAGCCTCTCTCCGAGACAGTGCCCAGATCGTTACGCCTTTCGTGCGGGTCGGAACTTACCCGACAAGGAATTTCGCTACCTTAGGACCGTTATAGTTACGGCCGCCGTTCACCGGGGCTTCGGTCGCCGGCTCCCCTGTCATCAGGTCACCAACTTCCTTGACCTTCCGGCACTGGGCAGGCGTCAGCCCCCATACATGGTCTTACGACTTTGCGGAGACCTGTGTTTTTGGTAAACAGTCGCCCGGGCCTGGTCACTGCGACCCCCTTTGTGAGGAGGCACCCCTTCTCCCGAAGTTACGGGGCTATTTTGCCGAGTTCCTTAGAGAGAGTTGTCTCGCGCCCCTAGGTATTCTCTACCTACCCACCTGTGTCGGTTTCGGGTACAGGTACCCTTTTGTTGAAGGTCGTTCGAGCTTTTCCTGGGAGTATAGCATGGGTTACTTCAGCGCCGTAGCGCCTGGTACTCGAACATTGGCTCGGGGCATTTTCTCTACCCCTTCTTACCCTGAAAAAGCAGGGGCACCTTGCGTCCTTGAACCGATAACCATCTTTCGGCTAACCTAGCCTCCTCCGTCCCTCGGGACCAACAAGGGGTAGTACAGGAATATTCACCTGTTGTCCATCGACTACGCCTTTCGGCCTGATCTTAGGCCCTGACTCACCCTCCGTGGACGAACCTTGCGGAGGAACCCTTGGGTTTTCGGGGCATTGGATTCTCACCAATGTTTGCGTTACTCAAGCCGACATTCTCGCTTCCGCTTCGTCTACTCCCGCTCACGCGGGTGCTTCCCCCTAAGGCGGAACGCTCCCCTACCGATGCATTTTTACATCCCACAGCTTCGGCAGATCGCTTAGCCCCGTTCATCTTCGGCGCAAGAGCGCTCGATCAGTGAGCTATTACGCACTCTTTCAAGGGTGGCTGCTTCTAGGCAAACCTCCTGGCTGTCTCTGCACCCCTACCTCCTTTATCACTGAGCGGTCATTTAGGGGCCTTAGCTGGTGATCCGGGCTGTTTCCCTCTCGACGATGAAGCTTATCCCCCATCGTCTCACTGGCCGACCTCGACCCCTGTTATTTTGAGGTCATATCTAGTATTCAGAGTTTGCCTCGATTTGGTACCGCTCTCGCGGCCCGCACCGAAACAGTGCTTTACCCCTAGATGTCCAGTCAACTGCTGCGCCTCAACGCATTTCGGGGAGAACCAGCTAGCTCTGGGTTCGAGTGGCATTTCACCCCTAACCACAACTCATCCGCTGATTCTTCAACATCAGTCGGTTCGGACCTCCACTTAGTTTCACCCAAGCTTCATCCTGGTCATGGATAGATCACCCAGGTTCGGGTCCATAAGCAGTGACAATTGCCCTATGAAGACTCGCTTTCGCTACGGCTCCGGTGGGTTCCCTTAACCAAGCCACTGCCTATGAGTCGCCGGCTCATTCTTCAACAGGCACGCGGTCAGAGCCCTGGGCTCCTCCCACTGCTTGGGAGCTTACGGTTTCATGTTCTATTTCACTCCCCGACGGGGGTTCTTTTCACCCTTCCCTCACGGTACTACTTCGCTATCGGTCACCCAGGAGTATTTAGCCTTGCAAGGTGGTCCTTGCTGATTCACACGGGATTCCACGTGCCCCATGCTACTCGGGTCAGAGCGTAAGCTAGTGATGCTTTCGGCTACTGGACTATCGCCATCTAGGGTTCGGCACTTCACCGCTTCGCCTAGCAGCACGACGCTTTTATTGCTCTCCCACAACCCCGTTTTCACGGTTTAGGCTGCTCCCATTTCGCTCGCCGCTACTACGGGAATCGCTTTTGCTTTCTTTTCCTCCGGCTACTAAGATGTTTCAGTTCGCCAGGTTGTCTCTTGTCTGCCCATGGATTCAGCAGCAGTTCGAAAGGTTGACCTATTCGGGAATCTCCGGATCTACGCTTATTTTCAACTCCCCGAAGCATTTCGTCGCTTACTACGCCCTTCCTCGTCTCTGGGTGCCTAGGTATCCACCGTAAGCCTTTCCTCGTTTGAACCTCGCCCTTAACTTTACTTTACTTTAATTTTTAATTTAAGGCTATGCCATCCTAAGGTGCTGCTAAATGAAATGGAAGGATCTTATCAACGTCCATGAATGATAAATCATAGATCGAACTAACTGCCGAATCGGAAAAATTGGGTACTATCATATAGCTTTGTTTCGGCTAAGTTCACGAGTTGGAGATAAGCGGACTCGAACCGCTGACATCCGCCACAGGGTAAACCACCGCCTCTCAGGCCCCCGACTGATTCTACCATAGAGGCCAACGATAGACAATAACTCCCCCCCGAACACAGCTTACAACTTTCATCGTACTGTGCTCTCCAAAGAGCAACTCTTCTCAAAATCTCAAAAGGTGCTGAGTTGGAATCCCATTCTAACTAAGGATTCTTGTGGTTCCGGAGGATCCTGCTACAGGAAAACCAGGAACGGCGGAGAGCTTTCCCCCCTCCGACTCTTTGGTCTTAAGAATGCTGGTTTTAAGAATGAGTGATTGCCCTTCTCCGACCCTTACTGCCCAACCTGAGAGCGGACAGCTAATGCATTCCACTTATTGAACAGGGTTCTATGGTCGGTCCGCGACCCCTGGATACCGAAGGCGTCCTTGGGGTGATCTCGTAGTTCCTACGGGGTGGAGACGATGGGGTTGGTCCATGGATTTTCCTTCCTTTTGCCGCATTTCGCTCAAAGGGTTGAAGGGAGATAGTGCATCAAGCTGTTCGCAAGGGCCAACTTGATCCTCTTCCCCAGGGATCCCAGATGGGGGAACCTAGGGGAGCCGCCGACTCCAACTACCGTCCATGTACGATCCATACTAGATCTGACCAACCGCCCATCCTACCTCTTCTACGTTCTTGACAGCCCATCTTTGTCTCAGTAGAGTCTTTCAGTGGCATGTTTCGGTCCTCTTCCCCATTACTTAGAAAAAGTGAGCCACCGGTTCAGGTACAAGATACTATCATTACCGCCTGGACAATTAGACACCCAACCCGTAATCGCAACGACCCAATTGCAAGAGCGGAGCTCTACCAACTGAGCTATATCCCCCGAGCCAAGTGGAGCATGCATGAAGGAGTCAGATGCTTCTTCTATTCTTTTCCTTGGCGCAGCTGGGCCATCCTGGACTTGAACCAGAGACCTCGCCCGTGAAGTAAATCATCGCACCTACGGTCCAACCAATTGGGAGAGAATCAATAGATTCCTTTTCGGGAGCGATTCATCCTTCCCGAACGCAGCATACAACTCTCCGTTGTACTGCGCTCTCCAAGTGTGCTTGTTCCCCCCTTCTTCCTTACCATGGCAAGTATTTGTGAAATAAGAAATAACTCCGATGGGAAGAAAAAAAAAGAGGGCGTTAAGAGACCCTCTTGGCCCAACCCTAAACACTCTAAGATCCTTTTTCAAACCTGCTCCCATTTCGAGTCAAGAGATAGATAAATAGACACATCCCATTGCACTGATCGGGGGCGTTCGTAGTGACTGAGGGGGTCGAAGACCAAGAAGTGAATTATTTATCAGCCAAGCATTCTTCTTACGGCTAGATCCAATCTCCTGGTCCCTGCGGAAAGGAAAAAGAATTTCACGTTCTTCCTTTCGGGAAGGGAGG
The DNA window shown above is from Gossypium arboreum chloroplast, complete genome and carries:
- the ndhF gene encoding NADH dehydrogenase subunit 5, which gives rise to MEHADQYSWIIPFVPLPIPILIGMGLLLFPTATKNLRRMWAFPNILLLSIVMIFSLDLSIQQINGSSIYQYVWSWTINNDFSFEFGYFIDSLTSIMSILITTVGIFVLIYSDNYMSHDEGYLRFFAYMSLFNTSMLGLVTSCNLIQIYIFWELVGMCSYLLIGFWFTRPAAANACQKAFVTNRIGDFGLLLGILGFYWITGSFEFQDLFEIFNNLIYNNEVHFLFVTLCASLLFAGAVAKSAQFPLHVWLPDAMEGPTPISALIHAATMVAAGIFLVARLLPLFIVIPYIMNLISLIGIITVLLGATLALAQNDIKRGLAYSTMSQLGYMMLALGMGSYRAALFHLITHAYSKALLFLASGSIIHSMEAIVGYSPEKSQNMVFMGGLRKHVPVTQIAFLVGTLSLCGIPPLACFWSKDEILSDSWLYSPIFAIIAWSTAGLTAFYMFRIYLLTFEGHLNVHFQKYSGKKSSSFYSIKLWGKEEQKIINRNFRLFPLLTMNNNEQPYTIGGKKEARITITNFGYKKAFSYPHESDNTMLFPMLILLLFTLFVGAIAIPFNQEGMHLDILSKLLTPSINLLHQNSNDFEDSYQFFKNATFSVSIACFGIFTAFLLYKPFYSSVQNLNLLNSFVKRGPKRILLDKMIYLIYDWSYNRGYIDMFYSISLTKGIRGLAELTHFFDRRVIDGITNGVGITSFFVGESVKYLGGSRISFYLLLYLVYVFIFLVISYFILF